Below is a genomic region from Bradyrhizobium sp. 1(2017).
AATGATCCCGGTCGAGTGGGCACAATTTCGCCTCACGGGCCGGTGATCAAGTCAGAAACGGGGACGGGGTTCCATGCTTCGTAACAACTTGTCTTCCTCGCGCTTGGCGCGGGTTGGCGTTTTCGGGCTTCTTACGGTCACCACCGCAGTCATCTTCACCACCGATGCTGCCGAGGCGCGGCGGCACCGACGCCATTACGCGCACCACAAAGTGCAGCGCGATGTGTCGGAGAGCTCCAGCCCGAAATTCGCGTCCATCATCGTCGATGGAAATTCCGGCTCCGTGCTCCAGTCGACCAGCCCCGACGCGCTGCGCCACCCCGCCTCGCTGACCAAGATCATGACGCTCTATCTGCTGTTCGAGCGCCTCGAGTCCGGCAAGCTGAAGCTCGACACCGAGATGCCGGTATCCAAGCATGCCGCCGAGCAGGATCCGACCAAGCTCAACCTGCGTGCCGGCCAGACCATCCGCGTCGAGGACGCGATCAAGGGTCTGGTCACCCGCTCCGCCAACGACGCCGCCGTGGTCATTGCAGAGGCGATCGCCGGAGACGAAGACGACTTCGCCCAGATGATGACGCGCAAGGCGCGCTCGCTCGGCATGTCCAAGACGGTGTACCGCAACGCCAACGGCCTTCCCAACGACGAGCAGGTCACGACTGCGCGCGACCAGGCCACGCTCGGCCGCGCCATCCAGGAGCGCTTCCCGCGCTACTATCGCTATTTCGCGACCTCGACCTTCAACTGGCGCGGACAGTCGATCCGGAACCACAATCACCTGCTCGGCAGTGTCGAGGGCGTGGACGGCATCAAGACCGGCTACACCCGCGCCTCCGGCTTCAACCTCGTCAGCTCGATGCGCCGCGGCAATCGCCACCTGATCGGCGTCGTGCTCGGCGGCCGCAGCGGCGGCTCGCGCGACGCCATCATGCGCAACCTGCTGGCGGAGAATCTCGAGAAGGGCGCGACCACCCATACCGTCGCCGCCGTCACCGAGCGCAACGGCGCTGACGTCAATACCGACATCGCCGCCGCATCCGACACCCCGGCCCGCCCCCCGGCGCAGGTTCAGGTCGCCGCGGCCGAAGCCGCCCCGTCGCGTCTTGCCGCTCGCCTGTCGACGCTCGCCGCTGCGACGGCCGCGATGCCGCCGGCCCAGCCCAGAGCTGAAGCCAGCAAGCCTGAAGTTCGCCCGACGGAATCCAAGATCGAGCCCGCGCCCCTCACCAACGGCGTGATCTCCAGCCAGCCGCTGTCCATCATCCCCGGCTCGTCCGAGCCGATGAAGCCGGTGCGGGTCAAGACGGTTCAGGTCAAGGCCGGGCCCGTGAAGGTCGCCTCCGCCGCCCCGGCCCAGGTGTCGCCGCCGGTCACCAGCACCATTCCGTCCCGGTCCGACGTCGCGGAGACCTCCGGCGCCGTCGTCGCCCGGGCCGATCTCATCAACAAGCCGGAGATCGTGAGCCAGCCGGAAGCGCCGAAGGCCGAGATCGCCCGCACCGAGCTGCCGCGGCAGCCGGCGGGCTTCGGCACCGGCAACGGCATCCTCGGGGTGCTGCCGGCCGCAACCGCTGCCGCGCCCGCCCCGGCCGCTCCGAAGCTTGCGTCCGCCGACCCGGCGCCGCAGCCGATCCAGATGAGCGCCGCGACCAAGCCCGTCGTCACCCACAGCGGCTGGATCGTCCAGGTCGGCGCGCTCGAGAGCGAGACCGAAGCCCAGCAGCGCATCGACGCCGCCCGCAGCTCGGCGCGCGGCCTGCTCAGCAAGGCCGACCCGTTCACCGAGCCGGTCGTCGCCAAGGACAACCGCAAGCTCTACCGCGCCCGCTTTGCCGGGCTCGAGCGCGACCAGGCCGAAGCCGTCTGCCGCGCCCTGAAGCGCGCCGACATCTCCTGTATCACCGTCCGCAACTGATCGTCCGGACCGCTCCAAACAATAATGCCCGCGCCTTGCGCGGGCATTTTCGTTTCCGGAGATGCAGCGGTGCCGGGCTGTTCCACGACAACTTCTCGTCAAGGATTTACGGTTAAAATTCTGCTCAAGGGATCGACCACGCCGATAATGGCGGGCATCGGCGACGGCAAACAGAGCAAGCGGAGCTCACGCGGTACGGGCGTTTGTGGCGTTGTGCCGGAGTTAGCCGTTATGCGTACGAAGCAGAGTGTCCTTGGCCTCGTTTACACGGGCAGCGAGATACGTCGAGCCCCCCTGGTCGGGATGGAGTTTCTTCATCAGGGACTTGTGAGCCCTGCTGATGTCGTCGCGCCCCGCGCCCGGCTGCAAGCCAAGGATCTGATAGGCTTCCTCCGTCGTCATTTTGCCGCTCGCCGCCGCGCGGCGCTGCCGCCCTGCCGGATCGCCCTGCGTGTTCTGACGCCAGGCGGGAAACCGGCGGTCCAGATAGCTTTCAAGTAAGGCCACGCTCTCGGCATCGAACGCCGGCACCATCGCCAGCAGGCCGGCGAGATCGAACTCGCCGAGATCGCGCCCGGCGTGGGGTCCGGCAACGATCCGGCCCGTCAGCTGACCCGTGTCGTGGTCGAGCCGCATGTCCAGGAATTGGGAGCGCACCCGCGAGGCCTGTCCGGACGGGCGCGTCGCGCCGCCGCCGAACAATCCTCCCAAGTTGCCGAAGCCCGCGTTGGCTAGGGGTGTCCAGCCGAGCAGCCCGGCGCCGAAGATCGCGAGCGGAATCGCGACCACCAGCTCGCCCCGCAGACCCGTGAACGCTGCGGCCGCCAGCGCCACCACCCCGCCGCCGAACTTGATGACGCGCGCCAGCGCCGCCGGATTGGCGGAGCGGAACATCTGGAGCAGCAGATAAAGCGTGATAACAGCGACAGCGCCGGCGATCAGGGTCATGCCCAGAATATAGTCGCCCTGCGCGCAAAATGCATCGCGTCCACCGCAGGCCGCGCCAGCCACTACTTCATCTGGCCGATCAGCCTCGCCGCACCGCTTGCGCTCTTCGCCAATGCCAGCAGCGCGTCGCGGCCACCGGCGGCGTAAGCCGCGGCTGCCCGCAACAGCTCGCGCAGCTGTCCCGCTGCGCCGGGATCGAATCGGCACCAGGCGCCGCCGGTCAGGCGCGCGATCTCGCGAAAGGTCTGCTCGGCCACGGCGTCATGGCCCTCCTGAAACACGAACACGGGCACCTTGAGCATGCCGAGCTCGCCGGCCTTGGCGCAGAGCTCGTCGGCGTTCTCCTCCATGGCGTCGCCGACGAAGACCACGGCTCGCACGCCGGACGCCACCGCCTCGCGCCGGACCTCGCTCAGCACCTTGCCGATCTGGGTGTCACCGCCGCGGCAATCGATCTTGCTCATCAGCGTCGCAAGCCTCGCGCTGTCGGAAATCCACGCCGTCGCGCGGCACTCATTGAGGCCGCGATAATAGACCAGCCGGATGTCGAGACTGCCGAGCGCCGCGGTCTCGCGAAACATGTCGGCCTGGAGCGCACAAGCCATGTCCCAGGTCGGCTGCCGGCTCATTGTCGCGTCCAGCGCGAAGATCAGCCGTCCCTTCGCGCCGGGCGCATGCGGTGACAGCGCCCGCGCCTTCGCGACGAAGGCGGCAACGTCCTCCGAGCTTGACGTGCCGGCCTGCGGCACTGCGCCGCCGCGCGGCTTGATGGGTTCGCCCGACATCGCAGTTCAACCATGCATGAGCAATTAATGTGGTGAACGCGCAGCACTTGGTCAATGTGCAAAGCCTCCGCGGGCGGATGCCGGCGGAGGCTTGAAATCGATGCTGATGATGCGGGAGGCGTCAGCTCTTGGCAGGCGCCATAAGTGCGACCGGACCGGGCTCGAGAATCTTGGGCGGGGACG
It encodes:
- a CDS encoding D-alanyl-D-alanine carboxypeptidase, encoding MLRNNLSSSRLARVGVFGLLTVTTAVIFTTDAAEARRHRRHYAHHKVQRDVSESSSPKFASIIVDGNSGSVLQSTSPDALRHPASLTKIMTLYLLFERLESGKLKLDTEMPVSKHAAEQDPTKLNLRAGQTIRVEDAIKGLVTRSANDAAVVIAEAIAGDEDDFAQMMTRKARSLGMSKTVYRNANGLPNDEQVTTARDQATLGRAIQERFPRYYRYFATSTFNWRGQSIRNHNHLLGSVEGVDGIKTGYTRASGFNLVSSMRRGNRHLIGVVLGGRSGGSRDAIMRNLLAENLEKGATTHTVAAVTERNGADVNTDIAAASDTPARPPAQVQVAAAEAAPSRLAARLSTLAAATAAMPPAQPRAEASKPEVRPTESKIEPAPLTNGVISSQPLSIIPGSSEPMKPVRVKTVQVKAGPVKVASAAPAQVSPPVTSTIPSRSDVAETSGAVVARADLINKPEIVSQPEAPKAEIARTELPRQPAGFGTGNGILGVLPAATAAAPAPAAPKLASADPAPQPIQMSAATKPVVTHSGWIVQVGALESETEAQQRIDAARSSARGLLSKADPFTEPVVAKDNRKLYRARFAGLERDQAEAVCRALKRADISCITVRN
- a CDS encoding DnaJ domain-containing protein, giving the protein MTLIAGAVAVITLYLLLQMFRSANPAALARVIKFGGGVVALAAAAFTGLRGELVVAIPLAIFGAGLLGWTPLANAGFGNLGGLFGGGATRPSGQASRVRSQFLDMRLDHDTGQLTGRIVAGPHAGRDLGEFDLAGLLAMVPAFDAESVALLESYLDRRFPAWRQNTQGDPAGRQRRAAASGKMTTEEAYQILGLQPGAGRDDISRAHKSLMKKLHPDQGGSTYLAARVNEAKDTLLRTHNG
- a CDS encoding VWA domain-containing protein — protein: MSGEPIKPRGGAVPQAGTSSSEDVAAFVAKARALSPHAPGAKGRLIFALDATMSRQPTWDMACALQADMFRETAALGSLDIRLVYYRGLNECRATAWISDSARLATLMSKIDCRGGDTQIGKVLSEVRREAVASGVRAVVFVGDAMEENADELCAKAGELGMLKVPVFVFQEGHDAVAEQTFREIARLTGGAWCRFDPGAAGQLRELLRAAAAYAAGGRDALLALAKSASGAARLIGQMK